A DNA window from Thalassospiraceae bacterium LMO-JJ14 contains the following coding sequences:
- the hisD gene encoding histidinol dehydrogenase, translated as MPLRLDQRSGDFEARFKAFLSVKRETEADVIDVVKAILADVRARGDQALVDYTTKFDRYPLTLESMRITPSEVAECKKQCDSETLKALNVAYERIVAFHERQRPDDLDFIDDDGVGLGYRWTSVGAAGLYVPGGTAAYPSSVLMNAVPAKVAGVPRLVMVVPTPDGVINPLVMAAADLAGVDEIYRIGGAQAVGALAYGTETIEAVDKIVGPGNAFVAAAKREVFGTVGIDMIAGPSEILVLADGQNDPSWIAADLLSQAEHDTAAQAILITDDAAFADAVIEAVESHLKTLPRTEIARESWNNFGAVILCQSLQASLPLVDRLAPEHLEIAADNADALAAGIRNAGAMFLGRHAPEAIGDYVAGPNHVLPTARSARFSSGLGVLDFMKRTSMIRCDAAGLRKIGPAAKRLADAEGLGAHALSVSIRLNIASE; from the coding sequence ATGCCGTTGCGGCTTGATCAACGGAGCGGGGATTTCGAAGCACGGTTCAAGGCGTTTTTGTCTGTAAAACGCGAAACCGAAGCCGACGTCATTGACGTGGTGAAGGCGATCCTTGCCGATGTCCGTGCCCGCGGCGATCAGGCGCTGGTTGATTACACGACGAAGTTCGACCGCTATCCGTTGACGCTGGAATCCATGCGGATCACGCCGTCGGAAGTCGCCGAATGCAAGAAGCAGTGCGATAGCGAGACCTTGAAAGCGCTGAACGTCGCTTATGAACGGATCGTTGCCTTTCACGAACGTCAGCGCCCCGATGACCTGGACTTTATCGACGATGACGGCGTCGGGTTGGGGTATCGATGGACATCAGTCGGCGCCGCCGGGCTTTATGTGCCGGGTGGGACCGCAGCTTATCCGTCATCCGTATTGATGAATGCCGTCCCGGCCAAGGTTGCGGGCGTGCCGCGCCTCGTCATGGTCGTGCCGACACCGGATGGTGTTATCAATCCGCTGGTCATGGCGGCGGCCGACCTGGCCGGTGTCGACGAAATTTACCGTATTGGCGGGGCGCAGGCTGTCGGCGCACTGGCTTATGGCACCGAGACGATTGAAGCAGTCGACAAGATCGTCGGTCCGGGGAATGCCTTCGTGGCGGCGGCGAAGCGCGAAGTTTTCGGCACCGTCGGTATCGACATGATCGCCGGACCGTCGGAAATTCTGGTTTTGGCGGATGGTCAGAACGATCCGTCATGGATTGCCGCCGATCTGTTGAGCCAGGCCGAACACGATACTGCCGCGCAGGCGATCCTGATCACCGACGATGCGGCATTTGCCGACGCCGTCATTGAGGCCGTCGAGAGTCATCTGAAGACACTGCCGCGCACGGAAATCGCCCGTGAAAGCTGGAACAATTTCGGTGCGGTGATCCTGTGCCAAAGCCTGCAGGCGTCATTGCCGCTGGTTGACCGGCTTGCCCCTGAACACCTGGAAATCGCCGCCGACAATGCCGATGCGCTGGCTGCGGGTATCCGCAACGCGGGCGCTATGTTCCTCGGCCGTCACGCACCGGAAGCGATCGGCGATTATGTTGCCGGGCCGAACCACGTTTTGCCGACGGCACGTTCAGCCAGATTTTCCAGCGGGCTCGGTGTTCTCGACTTTATGAAGCGCACGTCGATGATCCGCTGCGATGCGGCAGGGCTGCGCAAGATCGGCCCCGCGGCAAAACGGCTTGCCGATGCTGAAGGGCTGGGCGCACATGCGCTTTCCGTATCTATCCGACTGAACATCGCATCGGAATAG
- a CDS encoding UPF0262 family protein, translating to MSETQCIANIYLDERSVVRLSPQVDHERKVAIFDLLESNSFDPAGLPKGPYNVILLIEDNRLVFDVRDIADKKLDRFSLPIGAFRRIVKDYFMICDSYFEAIKRSSPSQIEAIDMGRRGLHNEGATILKERLSDKVEIDDNTARRLFTLVCVLHIRA from the coding sequence ATGAGTGAAACTCAGTGCATCGCCAATATCTATCTCGACGAACGTTCCGTTGTCCGGCTGAGCCCGCAGGTAGATCATGAGCGCAAGGTTGCGATCTTCGATCTTCTGGAATCCAACAGTTTTGATCCGGCCGGTCTGCCCAAGGGTCCGTATAACGTGATCCTGTTGATAGAGGATAACCGGCTGGTTTTTGATGTCCGCGATATTGCCGACAAGAAGCTCGACCGCTTCAGCCTGCCGATCGGCGCCTTCCGGCGCATCGTCAAAGACTATTTCATGATTTGTGACAGCTATTTCGAGGCCATCAAGCGATCCTCTCCCTCGCAGATCGAAGCCATTGATATGGGGCGGCGCGGCTTGCACAACGAAGGTGCGACGATCCTCAAAGAACGTTTGTCCGATAAGGTTGAGATCGACGATAATACCGCGCGCCGCTTGTTCACGCTGGTCTGCGTGCTGCACATCCGTGCATGA
- the hisG gene encoding ATP phosphoribosyltransferase, with translation MTANEKIVLALPKGRILKEVMPLVRAAGIEPEPAFDDKDARQLRFETNRPEIDIIRVRSFDVATFVAFGAAQLGVCGNDVLMEFDYPEIYAPLDLNVGHCRLSVAEPVDLAGEDDPRTWSSVRVATKYPALTRQYFAARGVQAECIKLNGAMELAPPLGLCRRIVDLVSTGATLKANGLVEVETICEITSRLCVNRAAWKTRADEISAWVERFQEATDAVAA, from the coding sequence GTGACGGCAAACGAAAAAATCGTCCTGGCGCTGCCAAAGGGGCGCATCCTCAAGGAAGTGATGCCGCTGGTGCGTGCAGCCGGGATCGAACCGGAACCCGCTTTCGATGACAAGGATGCGCGGCAGCTCCGATTCGAGACCAACCGGCCCGAAATCGACATTATCCGTGTCCGTTCCTTCGACGTTGCGACTTTCGTCGCTTTCGGCGCGGCGCAACTGGGCGTTTGCGGTAACGATGTCCTGATGGAATTCGACTATCCGGAGATCTATGCGCCGCTCGACCTGAATGTCGGCCACTGCCGTTTGTCGGTGGCGGAACCCGTCGATCTGGCCGGCGAGGACGATCCCAGGACATGGTCATCGGTCCGTGTCGCCACCAAGTATCCGGCGCTGACCCGGCAGTATTTTGCCGCGCGCGGCGTGCAGGCGGAATGCATTAAGCTGAATGGTGCCATGGAACTGGCGCCGCCGCTCGGGTTGTGCCGCCGTATCGTCGACCTGGTATCGACCGGTGCGACGCTCAAGGCCAATGGCCTGGTCGAGGTCGAGACGATCTGCGAAATCACATCCCGGCTTTGCGTCAACCGGGCGGCATGGAAAACCCGCGCCGATGAAATCAGCGCCTGGGTCGAACGCTTCCAGGAGGCCACCGATGCCGTTGCGGCTTGA
- a CDS encoding arsenate reductase ArsC encodes MSDLPSAVLFACTMNSVRSPMAEAIMKFLHGHRVFVDSAGVRSKDIDGFAVAVMDEIGIDLSRHHAKTFDDLEDDYFDIVITLSPEAQHRAIELTRVMACDVEFWNTMDPSLIESEDREVVLQAYRDVRDQLMQRIKDRFPLQTAMDT; translated from the coding sequence ATGAGCGATCTGCCTTCCGCCGTACTATTCGCCTGCACGATGAATTCTGTGCGCTCGCCGATGGCAGAGGCGATTATGAAATTTCTGCATGGCCATCGGGTCTTTGTCGATTCCGCCGGGGTGCGCTCGAAAGACATCGACGGCTTTGCGGTCGCGGTGATGGATGAAATCGGCATCGACCTGTCGCGTCATCACGCAAAAACGTTCGATGATCTGGAAGACGATTATTTCGATATCGTCATCACACTGTCACCGGAAGCGCAGCATCGGGCGATCGAACTGACCCGGGTCATGGCGTGCGACGTTGAATTCTGGAACACCATGGATCCGTCGCTGATTGAGAGCGAGGACCGTGAAGTGGTGTTGCAGGCATACCGCGATGTTCGAGATCAGTTGATGCAGCGGATTAAGGACCGCTTCCCGCTGCAGACGGCCATGGATACCTGA